The following are encoded together in the Pleurocapsa sp. FMAR1 genome:
- a CDS encoding tetratricopeptide repeat protein: MSHTIGQLQQNNQQPNSKASETSQDSPKPEDKTPISSLADADYEFLFNQLLEGIAHGWHDHRIVKFFNQLGDRGNQEDWVVWLERLRTKVLALPIESKRQLGTMMIRLGELTQSAPEVKQIGAISNHIGRELLFGNIEDLIWEYVGSDITDDDSEVETEQDLSNRLPTDFTALGLSIPNDAETNLAFNPTVKDEQAVSTAEDFFAKTASLVSETLPVSQALETFTDERKLNLSPEAKSNTSENKPLDLSLTADSNLSAADLSSIVEPQKEDEAEAIDIQQLISLIQKDKELAQQISQKLNISLVKLDNSTQEQSQTIQTNNLDSASIELIESWFDLGLKQVSAGEFTKAIASWEKALQINPNLSEAWHNRGSALGRLGDYESAIASFQNALTIDPNNYQAWNDRAHALYQLEYWSEAIISWNNALKLMPANHLFWYNRGCGLEQLEYWSEAIVSYEKSLEIKPDFQPARSRYINLVADNSRSN, from the coding sequence ATGAGTCATACGATCGGACAACTCCAACAAAACAATCAACAGCCAAACTCTAAGGCTTCGGAGACTAGCCAAGACTCGCCCAAGCCTGAAGATAAGACACCTATCTCTTCTCTGGCGGATGCTGATTACGAATTTTTATTTAATCAACTATTAGAAGGAATTGCCCATGGCTGGCACGATCACAGAATTGTTAAATTTTTTAACCAGTTAGGCGATCGCGGTAACCAAGAAGATTGGGTTGTTTGGCTAGAGCGTCTACGAACTAAAGTATTGGCTCTGCCAATCGAGTCTAAGCGTCAATTAGGAACAATGATGATTCGTCTTGGCGAACTGACTCAATCTGCCCCAGAAGTCAAGCAGATTGGCGCGATCTCTAACCACATTGGCAGAGAATTATTATTTGGCAATATAGAAGATCTTATTTGGGAATATGTTGGTTCTGATATAACAGATGACGACTCTGAAGTAGAAACAGAGCAAGATCTGTCTAACCGATTACCTACTGATTTTACGGCACTAGGTTTATCTATTCCTAATGATGCTGAAACTAATTTAGCTTTTAATCCCACAGTTAAAGATGAGCAAGCAGTATCTACTGCTGAGGATTTCTTTGCCAAGACAGCCTCTCTGGTAAGTGAAACATTGCCAGTCTCTCAAGCCTTGGAAACTTTTACTGATGAGCGAAAATTAAATTTATCCCCAGAGGCAAAATCCAATACATCTGAAAACAAACCTTTAGATTTAAGCTTAACAGCAGATTCCAATTTATCAGCAGCAGATTTATCATCAATTGTCGAGCCTCAAAAAGAGGACGAGGCTGAAGCTATTGATATACAGCAACTAATCAGCTTAATTCAAAAAGACAAAGAATTGGCACAGCAAATATCTCAAAAACTAAATATTTCTCTGGTAAAGTTAGACAACTCAACGCAAGAGCAATCCCAGACGATACAAACCAATAATTTAGATTCTGCTAGTATAGAGCTAATTGAAAGCTGGTTTGATTTGGGGCTAAAGCAGGTTAGTGCAGGAGAATTCACTAAAGCGATCGCTTCTTGGGAAAAGGCTTTACAAATTAACCCCAATTTGTCAGAAGCCTGGCACAATCGCGGCAGTGCCTTGGGACGTTTAGGTGATTATGAGTCTGCGATCGCGTCTTTCCAAAACGCTCTGACTATCGATCCTAATAATTATCAAGCTTGGAACGATCGCGCTCATGCTTTATATCAACTAGAATATTGGTCAGAAGCAATTATTAGCTGGAACAATGCTCTCAAGCTCATGCCAGCCAATCATTTGTTTTGGTACAATCGCGGTTGCGGATTAGAACAACTAGAATATTGGTCAGAAGCAATTGTCAGCTATGAAAAATCTTTAGAAATCAAGCCTGATTTTCAACCAGCACGTTCAAGATATATTAACCTAGTAGCAGATAACTCTCGTTCAAATTAG
- a CDS encoding DNA polymerase III subunit gamma/tau, giving the protein MPYEPLHHKYRPQTFKDLVGQETISLTLSNALKQEKIAPAYLFTGPRGTGKTSSARILAKSLNCLNSNQPTPEPCGECEACLAIAKGSALDVMEIDAASNTGVDNIREIIERSRFAPVQCRYKIYAIDECHMLSTAAFNALLKTLEEPPPKVVFILATTDPQRVLSTIISRCQRFDYRRIPLPEMIRHLKYIAGEEDIAIADDAIALIAQIANGGLRDAESLLDQLSLLPEEISVAKVWDLVGAVPEQDLLKLLQVIKGNDSLAVLQQCRSLLDRGREPIIVLQNLASFYLNLLIAKTAPQRPDMVAVTETCWQQLCTEATNWNTPVILVGQQHLKEAETQLKHTTQPRLWLEVTLLGLLPSANQIVSQPLDVIKVPVNPPANIQSQSTPTQKNTTSSDTAASPEVTETKPSATEPTEISKQIPSEVASSSPYPESNKVVDPPPAIVEPTPKPSSSSPELITNDLAKNKEIWSKVVSCLQPPTTQALLKQQCYLVDFDDSSAIVGISSAKLQKLNQGKVPNIEAAFAQVCQRKIKVQLEVATPKDSLAQNSATPKDNKPLQTSQPAPDLANSRSEKKSIAPQPEVNLTVAKNFPNHKPEFPKSEANIAVVTPSSSTSDLQSAKKDSVSSSPLAKLEETIAANPLLEQNLNSDYTDDHLQQAIDSLTQSFEGELVKMDNAQEEFLDDEEISELPEAGRPNVEDYDDEW; this is encoded by the coding sequence ATGCCTTACGAACCTCTTCATCACAAGTACCGACCACAAACTTTTAAAGATTTAGTAGGTCAAGAGACGATCTCCTTGACCCTCAGCAATGCTTTAAAACAGGAAAAAATTGCTCCAGCATATTTATTTACCGGGCCTAGAGGAACGGGTAAAACCTCTAGTGCTAGAATTTTAGCGAAATCTTTAAATTGTTTAAATAGCAATCAGCCAACTCCTGAACCCTGTGGGGAGTGTGAAGCCTGTTTGGCGATCGCCAAAGGTTCGGCGTTAGACGTGATGGAAATTGATGCTGCTAGTAACACAGGAGTTGATAACATTCGCGAAATTATCGAGCGATCGCGCTTTGCGCCCGTGCAGTGTCGTTATAAAATTTATGCGATCGATGAATGCCATATGCTCAGTACGGCAGCGTTCAATGCTTTACTCAAGACCTTAGAAGAACCACCTCCAAAGGTAGTTTTTATCTTAGCTACCACCGATCCTCAGCGAGTTCTCTCGACGATTATTTCTCGTTGTCAGAGGTTTGATTATCGCCGTATTCCCTTGCCAGAAATGATTAGACATTTAAAGTATATTGCTGGGGAAGAAGATATTGCGATCGCCGATGATGCGATCGCTTTAATTGCCCAAATTGCTAATGGTGGCTTAAGAGATGCTGAAAGTCTTTTGGATCAGCTAAGTCTATTACCAGAAGAAATTTCTGTAGCCAAAGTATGGGATCTTGTCGGGGCTGTACCCGAACAAGATTTATTAAAATTACTTCAGGTAATTAAGGGTAATGATTCTTTGGCAGTATTACAGCAGTGTCGTAGTCTCTTAGATCGAGGACGAGAACCCATAATCGTCTTGCAGAATCTAGCTAGTTTTTATCTCAACTTACTAATTGCCAAAACTGCCCCGCAGCGTCCAGATATGGTGGCAGTTACCGAAACCTGTTGGCAACAATTGTGTACTGAAGCGACAAATTGGAACACCCCTGTAATTTTAGTTGGGCAACAACACTTAAAAGAAGCAGAAACCCAGCTAAAGCATACTACTCAGCCTCGTTTATGGTTAGAAGTAACCTTATTAGGACTATTACCGAGTGCCAATCAAATTGTTAGTCAGCCTCTAGACGTAATTAAAGTCCCAGTTAATCCTCCTGCAAACATCCAATCTCAGTCAACACCTACTCAAAAGAACACTACTAGCTCTGATACCGCTGCGTCGCCAGAAGTTACAGAAACAAAACCTTCAGCTACAGAACCTACAGAGATAAGCAAACAAATACCAAGTGAAGTTGCATCTTCTTCACCTTATCCTGAATCAAATAAGGTTGTCGATCCGCCACCTGCTATTGTTGAACCCACACCAAAGCCATCATCATCAAGTCCTGAATTAATCACCAATGATCTTGCCAAAAATAAAGAAATCTGGAGCAAGGTTGTGAGTTGTTTGCAACCACCTACAACTCAGGCACTTTTAAAACAACAGTGTTATTTAGTTGACTTTGATGATTCAAGTGCCATCGTGGGCATTAGTTCTGCAAAATTACAAAAACTTAATCAAGGTAAAGTTCCTAATATTGAAGCTGCTTTTGCTCAGGTTTGCCAACGTAAGATTAAGGTTCAGTTAGAAGTTGCTACCCCTAAAGATAGCCTCGCACAAAATTCGGCTACACCAAAAGATAATAAGCCACTTCAAACATCTCAACCCGCTCCAGATTTAGCTAATTCTCGCTCAGAAAAAAAATCCATCGCACCGCAGCCTGAAGTAAATTTAACGGTAGCTAAAAATTTTCCCAATCATAAGCCAGAATTTCCCAAGTCCGAAGCAAACATTGCTGTAGTAACACCTTCTTCATCAACGAGTGATTTACAGTCTGCTAAGAAAGATTCTGTTTCGTCATCTCCTCTAGCTAAATTGGAAGAAACAATAGCTGCAAATCCTTTACTTGAGCAAAATTTAAACAGTGATTATACGGACGATCATTTACAGCAGGCAATAGATAGTCTGACTCAAAGTTTTGAAGGTGAATTAGTGAAAATGGATAATGCTCAGGAGGAATTTTTAGACGATGAAGAAATATCAGAATTACCAGAAGCAGGTAGACCAAATGTAGAAGATTATGACGACGAATGGTAA
- a CDS encoding SDR family NAD(P)-dependent oxidoreductase, producing the protein MNKPVCVIVGVGSGNGAAFSRKFAAKGYRVAMLSRNLDYLESLAVQIPDSQAYQYDVTEIDKAAEIFKQIESEMGTISVVVYNAGAGAFANIDDATVESFQRAWEVNARGLFIVAQQVIPQMRKINGGNIVIIGATASVKGGANFTPFASAKAAQRGLAQSLARYLDPEKIHVAYIILDGVVDLERTRKAMSDKPDDYFMSPDDIAESVFFLTQQPQSAWTFELDLRPFGEKW; encoded by the coding sequence ATGAATAAACCTGTATGTGTAATAGTTGGTGTTGGTTCGGGAAATGGTGCAGCTTTTTCGCGTAAGTTTGCAGCAAAAGGTTATCGCGTCGCTATGTTGTCGCGTAACCTTGATTATCTTGAGAGTTTAGCAGTCCAAATCCCAGATTCTCAAGCTTACCAGTATGATGTTACTGAAATTGACAAAGCAGCCGAGATATTTAAACAGATTGAGTCAGAAATGGGAACAATATCCGTTGTCGTTTACAATGCTGGTGCTGGTGCTTTTGCCAATATTGATGATGCTACGGTGGAATCTTTTCAGCGTGCTTGGGAGGTTAACGCTAGAGGTTTATTTATTGTTGCCCAACAAGTTATTCCCCAGATGAGAAAAATTAATGGGGGCAATATTGTAATTATTGGCGCGACTGCATCTGTTAAAGGCGGTGCTAATTTTACTCCCTTTGCTTCTGCCAAAGCAGCCCAACGTGGTCTGGCTCAATCATTAGCACGATATTTAGATCCTGAAAAGATTCATGTTGCTTATATTATTCTTGATGGGGTAGTTGATTTAGAGCGTACCCGCAAAGCAATGTCTGATAAACCTGATGATTACTTTATGAGTCCTGACGATATTGCCGAGTCAGTATTCTTCTTAACTCAGCAACCACAATCTGCCTGGACGTTTGAATTAGATTTAAGACCATTTGGTGAAAAGTGGTAA
- a CDS encoding MFS transporter, translating into MTKKTERSSDKKTPLILIMAIACGITIANLYYNQPLLALLAKDFNAPVHAVGLIPTLTQIGYALGILLLVPLGDLWERRRLIVVMMILTSLALAIAANSPNLTWLIIASFMIGVTTIAAQIIIPFSTQLVKSQDRGKAVGIVMSGVFIGILLARTVSGFVGESLGWRAMYWIASGLMLALAVVMAKVLPRSQPALTSSYGGLMRSLIHLLRTEPRLQHASLIGAMTFGAFSAFWSTLAFLLEQPPYHYGSNIVGLFGLVGVVGAVIAPIAGKVADYRSPRLAVGLGLVTTAFSFAVFWAFGYQLWGLIIGVIVMDLGVQATQISNQTSIYQLPTEIHSRLNAVYIMLYFVGGALGSFLSNYAWSNFGWSGVCVFSLGLLAIAAIDYVRGRNN; encoded by the coding sequence ATGACTAAGAAAACAGAGCGTTCATCTGACAAGAAAACGCCTTTAATTTTGATTATGGCGATCGCCTGTGGTATTACCATCGCCAACCTTTACTACAACCAACCCTTACTCGCGCTACTGGCAAAAGACTTTAACGCCCCAGTTCATGCAGTAGGTCTAATCCCTACTTTGACTCAAATTGGCTATGCACTAGGTATTCTGTTGCTTGTACCCTTGGGCGACCTATGGGAACGACGCAGACTAATCGTGGTGATGATGATACTAACGTCCTTAGCCCTAGCTATTGCAGCCAACTCGCCTAATTTGACCTGGCTAATTATCGCTAGCTTTATGATTGGCGTGACCACGATTGCCGCACAAATTATTATTCCCTTTTCGACTCAGCTAGTAAAGTCTCAGGATCGGGGTAAAGCGGTGGGTATAGTGATGAGCGGAGTGTTTATCGGCATTTTGCTGGCGCGAACGGTGAGCGGATTTGTGGGTGAGAGCCTGGGGTGGCGGGCGATGTATTGGATCGCTAGCGGGCTGATGCTAGCACTGGCGGTGGTGATGGCAAAAGTGTTGCCACGCAGCCAGCCCGCGTTAACAAGTTCTTATGGAGGGTTGATGCGATCGCTTATCCACCTGCTCCGAACCGAGCCTCGACTCCAGCACGCTTCTTTAATAGGCGCGATGACGTTTGGAGCCTTTAGTGCCTTTTGGAGTACGCTTGCCTTTTTGTTAGAACAGCCACCCTACCATTACGGCAGCAATATTGTTGGGCTGTTTGGGTTAGTCGGTGTTGTTGGGGCAGTCATTGCTCCCATTGCAGGCAAAGTTGCGGACTATCGCAGCCCCCGGCTCGCGGTTGGACTGGGACTTGTGACGACTGCTTTTTCTTTTGCTGTATTTTGGGCATTTGGCTATCAGCTATGGGGATTAATAATAGGCGTGATTGTAATGGATTTGGGGGTACAAGCGACCCAGATTTCCAATCAAACCAGTATTTATCAACTGCCGACAGAAATTCACAGCCGTTTGAATGCCGTTTATATCATGCTTTACTTTGTGGGCGGCGCATTGGGATCTTTTTTAAGCAATTATGCTTGGAGCAACTTCGGTTGGAGTGGGGTTTGCGTTTTTAGTCTGGGGCTGCTGGCGATCGCGGCTATTGATTATGTTCGAGGGCGAAATAACTAG
- a CDS encoding LL-diaminopimelate aminotransferase, which translates to MQFANRLQNLTRNVFADMDRAKTEAKNSGREIIDLSLGSSDLPVADSTIKVIEASLKDPDTHGYLLHAGTKDFRVAVANWYSHRFGLAVDPETEVLQLIGSQEGTAHLPLAILNPGDIALLQDPGYPSHAGGVYLAGGEIYPMPLLAANNFLPILEDISAATLAKSKMMVLSYPHNPTAAIAPLAFFEQAVSFCRQHNLVLVHDFPYVDLVFSDSTDPNSLAPSILQADPDKELSIEFFTLSKSYNMGGFRIGYAIGNSSLIQALRQIKAVVDFNQYKGILNGAIAALSGSQESVGETVQTFQQRRDVFVQALNEIGWQVELPKATMYIWAKLPQFWQHRSVDFCTKLVAQTGVAASPGAGFGQAGEGYVRFALVKDPETLRQAAAKIGQFLQTNK; encoded by the coding sequence ATGCAATTTGCCAATCGCCTCCAAAATCTTACTCGCAATGTATTTGCAGATATGGATCGAGCCAAAACTGAAGCTAAAAATTCAGGCAGGGAAATTATTGATTTATCCTTGGGTTCATCAGATTTACCTGTAGCTGATTCAACAATCAAGGTGATTGAAGCCTCTTTAAAAGATCCTGATACTCATGGCTACCTGCTTCATGCTGGCACCAAAGACTTTCGGGTTGCGGTAGCTAACTGGTATAGCCATCGTTTTGGTCTGGCTGTCGATCCTGAAACTGAGGTATTACAGCTAATTGGTTCTCAAGAAGGCACTGCACACTTACCCTTGGCAATTCTTAATCCTGGAGATATCGCTTTATTACAAGATCCTGGTTATCCTTCCCATGCTGGAGGAGTCTATTTAGCAGGAGGAGAGATTTATCCAATGCCTCTTTTAGCAGCCAATAATTTTTTACCCATTTTAGAAGATATTTCTGCTGCCACGTTAGCTAAATCGAAAATGATGGTGCTAAGTTATCCCCATAATCCCACAGCAGCGATCGCACCTCTAGCTTTTTTTGAACAAGCAGTTAGCTTTTGTCGTCAGCACAACCTAGTTCTCGTTCACGATTTTCCCTATGTCGATCTGGTATTTAGCGATTCTACCGATCCTAATTCCCTTGCACCCTCAATTTTGCAAGCCGATCCTGATAAAGAACTAAGTATAGAATTTTTTACCTTGTCTAAATCCTATAATATGGGCGGATTTCGGATTGGTTATGCCATTGGCAATAGTTCGTTGATTCAGGCTTTGAGACAAATCAAAGCCGTTGTCGATTTTAACCAATATAAGGGAATTCTTAATGGTGCGATCGCAGCTTTATCTGGTTCACAAGAGTCTGTAGGCGAAACCGTCCAAACTTTTCAACAGCGTCGAGATGTTTTTGTTCAAGCTCTCAATGAAATTGGTTGGCAGGTAGAATTACCAAAAGCCACCATGTATATTTGGGCAAAACTTCCTCAGTTTTGGCAACATAGATCCGTTGACTTCTGTACTAAATTAGTGGCTCAAACTGGCGTGGCAGCATCTCCTGGTGCAGGCTTTGGGCAAGCAGGAGAAGGATATGTGCGCTTTGCCTTGGTTAAAGATCCTGAAACTCTCCGTCAAGCAGCAGCAAAAATTGGTCAATTTTTGCAAACAAACAAATAA
- a CDS encoding tetratricopeptide repeat protein, producing MDRPTQQQKKSIARIYSEQAWMYFQEQNWHKAIIACKNALEIAPDTVDAYKILGNILQRQGKQAEALGAYAKALAYNPNSAAIYANLGSLYAEQKNWQNALDYFQQAVILDPNLAGAYRNLAQIWEELGDINQALECLCQAVNLEPEILTAEEYFNFAQELYQHRKTKEASIFYIQGIKLNPRAKQELIQLVKILEELEEWKKAVFYYHQLISLASPNSDRQSSIKKDKPIKNLLSQSKFKAKRRNVPQTHIISPSPKSTVPRLLPKAESSSSALAAIPAKNPASEQHPDSAVAWNNLGSLYAQKQQWVKAISCYQEALQLDAKYSKSYRNLARVYQKLGEQQKATLSWYEAFTLEPNRVKPEEYFSLAKNLLEQRQVEEAIACLRRTIELKPNFDQAHLILGKLLESQEK from the coding sequence TTGGACCGGCCAACTCAACAGCAGAAAAAGTCAATTGCGCGGATTTACTCAGAACAAGCGTGGATGTATTTCCAGGAGCAAAATTGGCATAAAGCCATAATTGCCTGTAAAAATGCTTTAGAAATTGCTCCTGATACTGTAGATGCCTATAAAATTTTGGGCAACATCTTGCAACGTCAGGGTAAACAAGCTGAAGCTTTAGGAGCATACGCTAAAGCACTAGCCTATAATCCTAATTCAGCAGCCATATACGCTAATTTGGGCAGTTTGTATGCCGAACAAAAAAACTGGCAGAATGCTTTGGACTACTTTCAACAGGCTGTAATTTTAGATCCTAATCTAGCTGGAGCATATCGTAACTTGGCTCAAATTTGGGAGGAATTAGGGGATATAAACCAAGCTTTAGAATGTCTTTGTCAAGCCGTAAATTTAGAACCTGAAATCTTAACTGCCGAAGAATATTTTAATTTTGCCCAAGAACTATATCAGCACAGAAAAACTAAAGAAGCAAGTATTTTTTACATCCAGGGAATCAAGCTAAATCCCCGGGCAAAACAAGAACTAATACAGCTAGTAAAAATTTTAGAAGAGCTAGAAGAATGGAAAAAAGCTGTATTTTACTATCATCAGCTAATTTCCTTAGCCAGTCCGAATAGCGATCGCCAAAGCTCAATTAAAAAAGATAAGCCAATTAAAAATCTGTTGTCTCAGTCTAAATTTAAAGCCAAACGCAGAAATGTTCCACAAACTCACATAATTTCGCCATCACCAAAAAGTACTGTACCGCGATTATTACCTAAAGCAGAATCTAGTTCTTCAGCCTTAGCAGCTATACCAGCTAAAAATCCTGCATCAGAGCAACATCCTGATTCTGCTGTTGCCTGGAATAATCTGGGTAGTTTGTATGCTCAAAAACAGCAGTGGGTCAAAGCAATTAGCTGTTATCAAGAAGCGTTACAGCTTGATGCTAAATATAGTAAAAGCTATCGTAATTTGGCAAGAGTTTATCAAAAATTGGGAGAACAACAAAAAGCTACTCTTTCTTGGTACGAGGCATTTACTTTAGAACCCAATCGCGTTAAACCTGAAGAGTATTTTAGTTTGGCAAAGAATTTACTCGAACAACGCCAAGTTGAAGAAGCGATCGCCTGTCTGCGTCGTACAATTGAGCTTAAACCAAACTTCGATCAGGCTCATTTAATTCTTGGTAAATTGCTTGAAAGCCAAGAAAAGTGA
- a CDS encoding PspA/IM30 family protein has translation MGLFDRLSRVVRSNINDLVSKAEDPEKVLEQAVIDMQEDLVQLRQAVARAIATQKRTEQQYHKNRTESDSWQQRAQLALSKGDENLAREALVRKKSFADTAATLKAQLDQQSGTVGTLKRNLIALESKISEAKTKKDMLKARANAAKANKQLQDSVNNIGTSTAMGAFERMEEKVMQVEAESEAAVSLGGTGLEQQFAALEAGSGVDDELAAMKAQLSGTSVETPKLEPADTPAPQDAVIDAELDELRSQLDK, from the coding sequence ATGGGATTATTCGATCGCCTTAGCAGAGTTGTTCGATCCAATATTAACGATCTAGTCAGTAAAGCCGAAGATCCAGAAAAGGTACTGGAACAGGCGGTAATTGATATGCAGGAAGATTTGGTGCAGCTACGTCAAGCTGTTGCCAGAGCGATCGCAACTCAAAAACGCACCGAACAACAGTACCATAAAAATCGGACAGAGTCTGATAGCTGGCAGCAAAGGGCGCAGTTAGCTTTATCCAAAGGAGATGAGAATTTAGCTCGCGAAGCATTAGTCCGCAAAAAATCTTTTGCCGACACCGCTGCTACTCTAAAAGCGCAGCTCGATCAGCAAAGTGGTACTGTTGGTACTCTCAAACGCAATCTAATTGCCTTGGAAAGCAAAATTTCTGAAGCAAAAACTAAAAAAGATATGCTCAAGGCAAGGGCAAATGCTGCCAAAGCCAACAAGCAGCTACAGGACTCAGTGAACAACATTGGTACTAGCACGGCGATGGGCGCATTTGAGCGCATGGAAGAAAAGGTGATGCAGGTAGAGGCAGAATCTGAAGCCGCAGTCTCATTAGGTGGAACTGGTCTAGAACAGCAGTTTGCAGCTTTAGAAGCAGGTAGTGGGGTTGATGATGAATTGGCAGCGATGAAAGCCCAATTGTCTGGAACTTCTGTAGAAACCCCAAAATTGGAGCCAGCCGACACACCTGCACCCCAAGATGCGGTAATTGATGCAGAATTAGATGAGTTACGTTCTCAACTCGACAAGTAA
- a CDS encoding SPOR domain-containing protein, with amino-acid sequence MSSKSLDNKEQKPTVNTQLKSGIVHKPFATGTINIFNPYRSKKKGEINKPKLFLNDELEKKTEETGINSIFEPSALELPKGEYQDRNWLDSLLSPWGISAIAILFFANLISAAVIWRDASVAVNPKKTNSAVSTVGDADLSAQEFMPLNLSTLSKMKPIEDTLIKESKPDITPISPALAPLNDVTNLSAVNTKYYYILTEYTGDKSLSKARQKVKQISLVNLPQGVFIYLGAFTDREQAGKFVAQLEKENFAAYIYPFN; translated from the coding sequence ATGTCTTCTAAAAGCTTGGATAACAAAGAGCAAAAGCCGACGGTTAATACTCAGCTAAAATCTGGTATTGTTCATAAACCATTTGCTACGGGAACAATTAATATTTTCAACCCTTATCGAAGTAAAAAAAAGGGAGAAATAAACAAGCCTAAGTTATTTTTAAATGACGAATTAGAGAAGAAGACAGAGGAGACAGGAATAAACTCTATCTTCGAGCCATCTGCACTAGAATTACCTAAAGGAGAATATCAGGATAGAAACTGGCTAGATAGCTTACTTAGTCCGTGGGGAATTAGCGCGATCGCAATTCTCTTCTTTGCCAATTTGATTTCGGCTGCGGTTATCTGGCGCGATGCTTCTGTAGCCGTCAATCCTAAAAAGACAAATTCAGCGGTATCTACGGTAGGAGATGCCGACTTATCTGCCCAAGAATTTATGCCTTTAAATTTGAGTACATTGAGCAAAATGAAGCCGATTGAAGATACTTTAATCAAAGAATCCAAACCCGATATTACGCCTATTAGTCCTGCTCTTGCACCTTTAAATGACGTTACAAATCTTTCAGCAGTTAATACTAAATATTACTACATATTAACTGAATATACAGGAGATAAATCTTTGTCTAAAGCTAGACAAAAAGTCAAACAAATTTCTTTAGTTAATTTGCCTCAAGGGGTGTTTATTTATTTAGGAGCTTTTACCGACAGAGAACAAGCTGGTAAGTTTGTAGCTCAACTAGAAAAAGAAAATTTTGCTGCTTATATATATCCCTTTAACTAA
- the larE gene encoding ATP-dependent sacrificial sulfur transferase LarE, whose product MSEQKLEQLKSLFQGMEKALIAYSGGVDSTLVAKLAYDVLGDRALAVTAVSPSLLPEELIDAQTQAAQIGIKHELVETHEMDNPDYTSNPINRCYFCKSELHDTLKPLALKRGYPYVVDGVNADDLQDYRPGIQAATERGARSPLAEVGVSKPEVREISRSLGLAWWDKPAQPCLSSRFPYGEAITVTKLQRVGRAEIYLRQLGYQNLRVRSLEDTAKIELPAAEITQFIQRVDLPQLVKAFQDLGFVYVTLDLEGYRSGKLNSVISN is encoded by the coding sequence ATGAGCGAGCAGAAATTAGAACAGTTGAAAAGTTTATTTCAGGGCATGGAAAAGGCTTTGATAGCCTATTCTGGAGGAGTTGATAGTACTCTAGTTGCTAAATTGGCTTACGATGTTTTAGGCGATCGCGCTTTGGCTGTAACTGCCGTATCCCCTTCATTACTTCCTGAAGAATTGATTGATGCTCAAACCCAAGCAGCACAGATTGGCATCAAACATGAGCTAGTGGAAACTCATGAAATGGATAATCCTGACTATACTTCTAACCCCATTAACCGCTGTTATTTTTGTAAAAGTGAACTTCACGACACTTTAAAACCTCTGGCTCTTAAGCGTGGCTATCCTTATGTTGTGGATGGAGTTAATGCCGACGATTTGCAAGACTATCGCCCAGGAATTCAAGCAGCAACAGAAAGAGGAGCGCGATCGCCTTTGGCTGAAGTCGGCGTTAGCAAACCCGAAGTGAGAGAAATTTCTCGTAGTCTGGGGTTAGCCTGGTGGGACAAACCCGCTCAACCCTGTCTTAGCTCTCGTTTTCCCTATGGTGAAGCTATTACCGTTACTAAGCTGCAACGGGTGGGAAGAGCCGAAATCTATCTCCGCCAGTTGGGCTATCAGAATTTGCGAGTGCGATCGCTTGAAGACACTGCCAAAATTGAACTACCCGCAGCAGAAATTACCCAGTTTATACAACGGGTTGATTTACCTCAGCTAGTCAAGGCTTTTCAAGATTTGGGATTTGTTTACGTCACCCTCGATCTAGAAGGCTACCGTAGTGGAAAACTAAATTCAGTAATTAGTAATTAG